A part of Myxococcus landrumus genomic DNA contains:
- a CDS encoding citrate synthase codes for MPKDTLTITDNRTGKQYEVPVENGCIRTNALRQIKVSDDDFGLMGYDPAFLNTANCKSAITFIDGDKGILEYRGYPIEQLAEKSSYLEVAYLLLNGELPTPKELEQFIHLVTHHTYVHENVKTFMDGFRYDAHPMSMLGSTVAALSGFYPDAKNTKDERSRRIQITRLIAKMPTIAAFSYRHSMGLPYIYPDNDLSYVANFLAMVKRIGTSTYKVHPVLERALDVLFILHADHEQNCSTTSVRTVGSSEVDPYSAVTAGIGALYGPLHGGANEAVLRMLREIGHISKVPDFIKSVKSGEGEKKLMGFGHRVYKSYDPRAKVIKRVADEVFDVTGKNPLLEIAVELERIALQDEYFVKRKLYPNVDFYSGLIYEAMGFQVEMFPVLFAIPRTVGWCAQWEEMVLDPEQKIARPRQVFTGHKRRDYVTMDKRTAK; via the coding sequence ATGCCCAAGGACACGCTGACGATCACCGACAATCGGACCGGCAAGCAGTATGAGGTCCCGGTCGAGAACGGCTGTATTCGCACCAACGCCCTACGCCAGATCAAGGTCTCGGACGACGACTTCGGTCTGATGGGCTACGACCCGGCGTTCCTCAACACCGCGAACTGTAAGAGCGCCATCACCTTCATCGACGGCGATAAAGGCATCCTGGAGTATCGCGGCTACCCCATCGAGCAGCTGGCCGAGAAGTCCAGCTACCTGGAGGTCGCGTACCTCCTGCTCAACGGTGAGCTGCCGACGCCCAAGGAGCTGGAGCAGTTCATCCACCTGGTGACGCACCACACGTACGTCCACGAGAACGTGAAGACGTTCATGGACGGGTTCCGCTACGACGCGCACCCGATGTCCATGCTCGGCTCGACCGTGGCCGCGCTGTCCGGCTTCTACCCGGACGCGAAGAACACCAAGGATGAGCGCAGCCGCCGCATCCAGATCACCCGGCTCATCGCCAAGATGCCCACCATCGCCGCGTTCTCGTACCGGCACTCGATGGGCCTGCCCTACATCTACCCGGACAATGACCTGTCCTACGTCGCCAACTTCCTGGCGATGGTGAAGCGCATCGGCACCAGCACCTACAAGGTGCACCCGGTGCTCGAGCGCGCGCTCGACGTGCTCTTCATCCTCCACGCGGACCACGAGCAGAACTGCTCGACGACGTCCGTGCGCACGGTGGGCTCGTCGGAAGTGGACCCGTACTCGGCCGTCACGGCCGGCATCGGCGCCCTCTACGGCCCGCTGCACGGCGGCGCCAACGAGGCGGTGCTGCGCATGCTCCGCGAGATTGGCCACATCTCCAAGGTCCCGGACTTCATCAAGTCCGTGAAGAGCGGCGAGGGCGAGAAGAAGCTGATGGGCTTCGGCCACCGCGTCTACAAGTCCTACGACCCGCGCGCCAAGGTCATCAAGCGCGTGGCGGACGAGGTCTTCGACGTGACGGGCAAGAACCCGCTGCTGGAGATCGCCGTGGAGCTCGAGCGCATCGCCCTCCAGGACGAGTACTTCGTCAAGCGCAAGCTGTACCCGAACGTGGACTTCTACTCTGGCCTCATCTACGAGGCGATGGGCTTCCAGGTGGAGATGTTCCCCGTCCTCTTCGCCATCCCCCGCACGGTGGGCTGGTGCGCGCAGTGGGAGGAGATGGTGCTGGACCCCGAGCAGAAGATTGCTCGCCCGCGCCAGGTCTTCACGGGCCACAAGCGACGCGACTACGTCACGATGGACAAGCGCACCGCGAAGTAG
- a CDS encoding 3-phosphoshikimate 1-carboxyvinyltransferase: MSTSTRRILLDPTGLTPSPLSPPVSKSDAQRALVLGHLTGAWPLPSVQAESDEDLPADVRVLRRGVEALRLPPGPVRDVDCADGGAPFRILATQAAVTPGVRVRLTGTPRLGERPHGPLFTSLKDALGPAGFTLVEGKPWPVELTAPTDTSRVAPVFRVPGSQSSQYASSLLLGCAALYLRERRAWSVEIEGTLTSAGYLELTVAWLERFGFELQKSAARYTVSGYTPPPSVPSLPGDWSSLGYLLLVAWKSGGTVERADPASAHPDQAILRLIEQVGLRTVPAGQPHTLKVTGRPEQGLRASGKECPDLLPTLAALACVLPAPSTLTDVGILRLKESDRLEGIRALIAAYGGTSDLQGEILHLTPPAAPPARFEMDSQGDHRLAMTAATLSVLSGAPLVLTGPECVEKSFPGFWRQLQRSGARISESP; encoded by the coding sequence ATGAGCACCAGCACCCGCCGCATCCTGCTGGACCCGACGGGACTCACGCCGTCGCCCCTCTCGCCCCCTGTCTCCAAGTCGGATGCGCAGCGGGCCCTCGTGTTGGGGCACCTCACCGGCGCGTGGCCCCTTCCCTCCGTCCAGGCCGAGTCGGACGAGGACCTGCCCGCCGACGTGCGAGTCCTTCGCCGCGGCGTGGAGGCCCTCCGTCTTCCTCCCGGCCCCGTGCGCGATGTCGACTGCGCCGACGGTGGCGCCCCGTTTCGCATCCTGGCCACCCAGGCCGCGGTGACCCCTGGCGTCCGCGTGCGCCTCACGGGGACGCCTCGACTGGGGGAGCGACCCCATGGCCCGCTCTTCACGTCGCTGAAGGACGCCCTGGGCCCCGCGGGCTTCACGCTCGTCGAGGGCAAGCCCTGGCCGGTGGAGCTCACCGCGCCCACGGACACCTCCCGCGTCGCGCCTGTCTTCCGGGTGCCCGGCTCGCAGAGCAGCCAGTACGCCTCAAGCCTCCTCCTGGGCTGCGCGGCGCTGTACCTGCGTGAGCGCCGCGCGTGGAGCGTGGAGATTGAAGGCACCCTGACGAGCGCCGGCTACCTGGAGCTCACGGTGGCGTGGCTCGAGCGCTTCGGCTTCGAGCTCCAGAAGTCCGCCGCCCGCTACACGGTGTCCGGCTACACACCGCCGCCGAGCGTGCCCTCGCTGCCAGGGGACTGGTCCTCGCTGGGGTACCTGCTGCTCGTGGCCTGGAAGTCAGGCGGCACGGTGGAGCGAGCCGACCCCGCCAGCGCGCATCCGGACCAGGCCATCCTCCGCCTCATCGAGCAGGTGGGACTGCGGACGGTGCCCGCCGGACAGCCGCACACCCTGAAGGTGACGGGCCGACCCGAGCAGGGCCTGCGGGCTTCTGGCAAGGAGTGCCCGGACCTGCTGCCGACCCTGGCGGCGCTCGCCTGTGTCCTACCCGCGCCGTCCACGCTGACGGACGTCGGAATCCTTCGGTTGAAGGAAAGCGACCGGCTGGAAGGCATCCGCGCCCTGATCGCCGCCTACGGGGGCACGAGCGACCTGCAGGGGGAAATCCTCCACCTGACGCCTCCGGCCGCCCCGCCCGCCCGCTTCGAGATGGACAGCCAGGGGGACCACCGCCTGGCCATGACCGCGGCCACCCTCAGCGTGTTGTCGGGGGCGCCCCTGGTGCTCACCGGTCCCGAGTGCGTCGAGAAGAGCTTTCCGGGCTTCTGGAGGCAGTTGCAGCGCTCGGGAGCGCGTATTTCCGAGTCACCGTAG
- a CDS encoding 3-dehydroquinate synthase, with protein sequence MNPYPPGAYRPPNDRWGPFSRLAKRLPEGSLAVVDRTVARLHPDLIPTLEARAPRAIVQLVGGESAKSFTALEKVLAAGLSLPRSGTLLAVGGGTVGDVSTVAAHLLKRGVRLVQVPTTLLAAVDSSLGGKGAVDLTVKGRVVKNPAGVFHYAEESWVCPELFSTLSPTQVREGSLEAWKMVISLDAALFRRYVRKPPALEKLVKDARGLKERVCAKDPYEHTGLRRVLNFGHTFGHVLESVSRFKLSHGDAVGLGILLALDVGRHLGVTPEPVAAQAEAALAEGPGVLGRERVASLLRPTSLKDIATLLDADKKAGAKGELRMVLLTAIGSTEVRDVAPETWRALWSSWTKGVRP encoded by the coding sequence ATGAACCCCTACCCTCCCGGCGCCTACCGTCCTCCCAACGACCGCTGGGGTCCGTTCTCACGTCTCGCAAAGCGCCTGCCCGAGGGCAGTCTCGCCGTGGTGGACCGCACCGTCGCGCGCCTCCACCCCGACCTCATCCCCACGCTGGAGGCCCGTGCGCCTCGCGCCATCGTCCAGTTGGTGGGCGGTGAGAGCGCCAAGAGCTTCACGGCGCTGGAGAAGGTGCTCGCCGCCGGGCTGTCCCTGCCGCGCTCCGGCACGCTCCTGGCCGTGGGCGGAGGCACCGTCGGCGATGTGTCCACCGTGGCCGCGCACCTGCTCAAGCGCGGCGTGCGGCTGGTGCAGGTCCCCACGACGCTCCTGGCCGCCGTCGACAGCAGCCTGGGTGGAAAGGGCGCGGTGGACCTCACCGTGAAGGGTCGCGTGGTGAAGAACCCCGCGGGCGTCTTCCACTACGCCGAGGAGTCGTGGGTCTGCCCGGAGCTGTTCTCGACGCTGTCGCCCACGCAGGTGCGCGAGGGCTCGCTCGAGGCCTGGAAGATGGTCATCAGCCTGGATGCCGCCCTCTTCCGCCGCTACGTGCGCAAGCCGCCCGCGCTCGAGAAGCTGGTGAAGGACGCGCGCGGCCTCAAGGAGCGCGTCTGCGCGAAGGACCCGTACGAGCACACGGGCCTGCGCCGGGTGCTCAACTTCGGGCACACCTTCGGCCACGTGCTGGAGAGCGTGTCGCGCTTCAAGCTGTCTCACGGCGACGCGGTGGGCCTGGGAATCCTCCTGGCCCTGGACGTGGGCCGACACCTGGGAGTCACCCCGGAGCCCGTGGCCGCCCAGGCCGAGGCCGCGCTCGCGGAGGGTCCCGGCGTCCTGGGCCGCGAGCGGGTCGCCTCGCTGCTGCGCCCCACCTCGCTCAAGGACATCGCGACGCTGCTCGACGCCGACAAGAAGGCTGGCGCGAAGGGAGAGCTGCGCATGGTGCTGCTGACGGCCATCGGCTCCACCGAGGTCCGCGACGTCGCCCCCGAGACCTGGCGCGCCCTGTGGTCGTCCTGGACGAAGGGAGTGCGCCCATGA
- the aroC gene encoding chorismate synthase, which produces MNTFGTLFRVTTFGESHGPALGAVVDGCPAGVPLTLERIQAALDRRRPGQSALVTPRNEPDQVELLSGVFEDKTLGTPIAAIVRNTNQRSGDYEQLKQVDRPGHADAVWRERYKHRDHRGGGRTSGRETLCRVIGGTIAEAYLERDLPTVRTVAYVSQVGDLVASVPALGLTRAMVDAHPTRCPDLAVREEMSRRILAAKEAGDSLGGSIDVRVEGLPVGLGEPIFGKIKALIAQALGSVGAITGVMWGPPDLLERIGQPGTQFHSVKDVYGGIQGGLTNGEPLQVRAYFKPPATLADHAKGGRHDPCIMPRAVPVLESMVSLVIADLVQQMNARPHSL; this is translated from the coding sequence GTGAACACCTTCGGCACCCTCTTCCGCGTGACGACCTTCGGCGAGAGCCACGGCCCCGCGCTCGGCGCGGTGGTGGATGGCTGCCCCGCCGGCGTCCCCCTCACGCTCGAGCGCATCCAGGCCGCGTTGGATCGCCGCCGTCCTGGACAGTCCGCGCTCGTCACGCCTCGCAACGAGCCGGACCAGGTGGAGCTCCTCTCCGGCGTCTTCGAGGACAAGACACTCGGCACGCCCATCGCGGCCATCGTCCGCAACACCAACCAGCGCTCCGGTGACTACGAGCAGCTCAAGCAGGTGGACCGGCCCGGCCACGCGGACGCCGTGTGGCGCGAGCGCTACAAGCACCGCGACCACCGAGGCGGTGGCCGTACCAGCGGACGCGAGACGCTCTGCCGCGTCATCGGCGGCACCATCGCCGAGGCCTATCTCGAGCGCGACCTGCCCACCGTTCGCACCGTCGCGTACGTGTCCCAGGTGGGTGACCTCGTGGCCTCCGTGCCCGCGCTCGGACTGACCCGGGCGATGGTGGATGCGCACCCGACGCGCTGCCCGGACCTCGCCGTCCGCGAGGAGATGTCCCGCCGCATCCTCGCGGCCAAGGAGGCCGGAGACAGCCTCGGAGGCTCCATCGACGTGCGCGTCGAGGGCCTCCCCGTGGGACTGGGCGAGCCCATCTTCGGGAAGATCAAGGCGCTCATCGCCCAGGCCCTGGGCAGCGTGGGCGCCATCACCGGCGTCATGTGGGGCCCGCCGGACTTGCTCGAGCGCATTGGCCAGCCCGGCACCCAGTTCCACTCCGTGAAGGATGTCTACGGCGGCATCCAGGGCGGGCTCACCAACGGCGAGCCCCTCCAGGTCCGCGCCTACTTCAAACCCCCAGCGACGCTGGCGGACCACGCGAAGGGTGGCCGTCACGACCCGTGCATCATGCCCCGCGCCGTTCCGGTGCTGGAGTCCATGGTGTCCCTGGTCATCGCAGACCTCGTCCAACAGATGAACGCACGCCCCCATAGCCTATGA
- a CDS encoding shikimate dehydrogenase encodes MTPARRVVTLPPTLLGSDAVHFARGCQRRGADVLEIRTDLHAPDAVDPAALASVLPLLVSERGKPLPASWVSAAWRVDRDLMDATGHQGSLDAPSGKLLASHHAERQLSTDEALRLWERDLPADALVKHVEPMTHPDHVRTLLETQRRLMDRFGMTRVTVLGMGSIALPARAVLARNNLLDYVAAGGSWAAAPGQRLLDDVVREWRGADRTTLPAPLRLGIFGTSITHSRSPRIHRQPFDRIDLPEDGPVEALVDSLLPSHGGFAVTSPFKMRLAKHTGSSLDAINTLVRRGNRWESFNTDTEGARKVLERLGSGDVFVLGDGGATSALRTVATERGQALRILRRADIQGPLTGAGVWTWPDRVAAPDSLRFERARVAVIAYGAPGRRIAAEISRRGGTPVLLGAAWFVAQARRQRELWETAT; translated from the coding sequence GTGACACCCGCCCGGCGTGTCGTGACGTTGCCTCCCACCCTGCTCGGCTCCGACGCCGTGCACTTCGCGCGGGGGTGCCAACGTCGCGGCGCCGATGTGCTGGAGATTCGAACCGACCTGCACGCCCCCGACGCGGTGGACCCGGCAGCCCTCGCGAGCGTGCTCCCGCTGCTCGTCTCCGAGCGAGGCAAGCCACTCCCCGCTTCCTGGGTCTCCGCCGCGTGGCGCGTGGACCGGGACTTGATGGACGCCACCGGGCATCAGGGTTCTCTCGACGCGCCCTCCGGCAAGCTGCTCGCGTCCCACCACGCGGAGCGCCAGCTCAGCACCGATGAAGCACTGCGCCTCTGGGAGCGCGATCTGCCCGCCGATGCCCTGGTGAAGCACGTGGAGCCCATGACCCATCCGGACCACGTCCGCACGCTGCTGGAGACGCAGCGGCGGCTGATGGACCGGTTCGGCATGACTCGCGTCACCGTGCTCGGCATGGGCTCCATCGCGTTGCCCGCCCGCGCGGTGCTGGCCCGGAACAACCTGCTCGACTACGTGGCGGCGGGAGGCTCGTGGGCCGCGGCGCCGGGTCAGCGGCTCCTCGACGACGTCGTGCGCGAGTGGCGCGGCGCGGACCGCACCACCCTTCCCGCCCCGCTGCGGCTGGGCATCTTCGGAACGTCCATCACCCACTCGCGCTCGCCGCGCATCCATCGCCAGCCCTTCGACCGCATCGACCTCCCCGAGGACGGACCGGTCGAGGCGCTCGTGGACTCACTGCTCCCGAGCCACGGGGGCTTCGCCGTCACCAGCCCGTTCAAGATGCGGCTGGCGAAGCACACTGGCTCGTCGCTGGATGCCATCAACACCCTGGTGCGCCGAGGCAACCGGTGGGAGTCCTTCAACACGGACACCGAGGGCGCCCGGAAGGTGTTGGAGCGCCTGGGCTCGGGCGACGTGTTCGTGCTGGGTGACGGCGGTGCAACATCGGCTCTCCGCACCGTGGCCACCGAGCGAGGCCAGGCGCTGCGAATCCTCCGGCGCGCGGACATCCAAGGCCCTCTCACCGGAGCCGGTGTCTGGACGTGGCCCGACCGGGTGGCTGCTCCGGATTCCCTGCGATTCGAGCGAGCACGTGTCGCGGTGATCGCATACGGTGCCCCCGGCCGACGCATCGCCGCGGAGATTTCGCGGCGCGGAGGCACCCCTGTCCTGCTGGGCGCGGCGTGGTTCGTCGCACAGGCCCGGCGTCAACGCGAGCTTTGGGAGACAGCAACGTGA
- a CDS encoding shikimate kinase produces MDPRLAPALREALARPGPVPRPDAGQTVVLCGHRSAGKSTLLPRVAGLLERRGVDLDAHLERLHGRPLKTWVAQAPAEFRAAERRALLELPQGGLVAVGGGFLSHHPDALAGMFTLIIPITFETYRDRLMADRTRPRLRPDVSLEEEISSVFHQREALHARVPTIALVDFLRGCLHEEESP; encoded by the coding sequence GTGGATCCCCGGCTCGCGCCGGCGCTGAGAGAAGCCCTGGCGCGTCCAGGGCCCGTGCCCCGGCCTGATGCCGGACAGACCGTGGTGCTGTGTGGCCACCGGAGCGCGGGCAAGTCCACGCTCCTGCCTCGAGTCGCCGGCTTGCTCGAACGGCGGGGCGTGGACCTGGATGCCCACCTGGAACGGCTCCACGGGCGTCCGCTGAAGACCTGGGTGGCGCAGGCCCCCGCTGAGTTCCGTGCCGCCGAGCGCCGAGCCCTGCTGGAGCTTCCCCAGGGTGGACTGGTCGCGGTGGGAGGAGGCTTCCTCTCCCACCACCCGGATGCGCTGGCGGGCATGTTCACCCTCATCATCCCGATCACCTTCGAGACCTACCGGGACCGATTGATGGCGGACCGGACGCGGCCGCGGCTGAGGCCGGATGTCTCCCTGGAGGAAGAGATCTCCTCCGTCTTCCATCAGCGCGAGGCCCTGCACGCCCGCGTCCCCACCATCGCCCTGGTGGACTTCCTCCGGGGCTGCCTCCACGAAGAGGAGTCCCCGTGA
- the ubiE gene encoding bifunctional demethylmenaquinone methyltransferase/2-methoxy-6-polyprenyl-1,4-benzoquinol methylase UbiE, translating into MSTEVRQMFSSIATRYDVTNEVLSFGIHRLWRRTAVRLSRAKAGDSVLDCASGTGDLALAFKRKVGTTGRVLGTDFCPEMLESAPAKAAKAGLQVDFQVADAMALPFEDNRFDVASIAFGIRNVDDPVKCLKEMGRVVKPGGRVVVLEFGQPEGVFGALFRFYSKTVMPAIGGMLTGNRAAYEYLPRTSAAFPAGERFLSLMDQSGAYAERSAHPLTFGTANVYVGLVR; encoded by the coding sequence ATGAGCACCGAAGTCCGTCAGATGTTCTCCTCCATCGCCACGCGGTACGACGTGACGAACGAAGTCCTCTCGTTCGGCATCCACCGCCTGTGGCGACGGACGGCCGTGCGGCTCAGCCGGGCGAAGGCGGGCGACAGCGTCCTCGACTGCGCGTCCGGCACCGGTGACCTTGCGCTCGCCTTCAAGCGCAAGGTGGGCACCACGGGCCGCGTGCTCGGCACCGACTTCTGCCCGGAGATGTTGGAGAGCGCTCCGGCGAAGGCGGCCAAGGCCGGCCTCCAGGTGGACTTCCAGGTGGCGGACGCCATGGCGCTGCCCTTCGAGGACAACCGCTTCGACGTGGCCTCCATCGCCTTCGGCATCCGCAACGTGGATGACCCGGTGAAGTGCCTCAAGGAGATGGGCCGCGTGGTGAAGCCGGGTGGCCGCGTCGTCGTGCTGGAGTTCGGCCAGCCCGAGGGCGTCTTCGGCGCGCTGTTCCGCTTCTACAGCAAGACGGTGATGCCGGCGATCGGCGGCATGCTCACTGGCAACCGCGCGGCTTATGAGTACCTGCCCCGCACCTCGGCGGCGTTCCCCGCGGGAGAGCGGTTCCTGTCGCTCATGGACCAGTCCGGCGCCTATGCGGAGCGAAGCGCGCATCCGCTGACGTTCGGAACGGCGAACGTCTATGTCGGCCTCGTCCGCTGA